The genomic stretch GATTACTTATTTGATTtcgtattttgataaattatttttaaaattttatattttgtaaaataattaaaataaaattataaacttaattttgatgaaaaaaattgaatataacagtttttaagcataatatttttatttttattttaaattattaattagtaAATTGTTTATGATTTTAGTCGATAAACATGGAccaaaaaattcaatttaggattatattttaattgttttacAAAATAACCCTTTATTTTATATGGATATTGGGAGTCGAATTATCTTGCATAACCCATTTTGTCACAATCATTTGGtagccattaattgataatatccCAAACTGTTCAATTTGTTCTCCATTGCCATTTTGATAGGAAAAAGACGACGGCGAAATCCTAACGGACGGCCGTCTCCCCTGCCTTCCCGTCGGCATCGAGGAGTGCTACGTGGCTTTGGATAAGATCACCggaaaaggaaggaaaatggGTGTGATCTAGCACTGCTTGATATTTTGCTTCCACAAACTCAAAAGTATGATTTTTTATTATGATGTGTTTTGGATTATGCAAATTACAACCATGCAAGTTGGCAACTACCAGCCAGGAATGATATAGAAaaagcaaaaaagaagaaaaggctATTTATGTCATTTCATCTTTGGCCCCTTCTCTCTTCGACATACTAAAAGGTGACGTATCTATGCATATTCATATCTAGGGTGAACTTCAACACAACTTTTAACAAGCCTATTAATGGCATAAACAAGTTTAATGAAGCAATGTCTAGATCCTATTATATGCAATAACCAATGCTTTTATcattttgaaataatttaaatacCTGATAGAAGATCCTTGAGAATACTTGAAATTTCTGAAAAAGATTCACCTTCCCCTTCTACTATCGCAAGGTGTTTTTAGTAATATATTTTGttaataaacttataaaatattaaCCCATTTTATAAGTTTATGAAGTATTTATGGGATAGCCTCTGGTTTTTCCTTTCTCTTTCCGTTTTTCTTCTGATGAACGTTAAAGTAAAATTAGGAAAATGGCTAAGGCCTTATATATAGACAATCAGAGGTGGAACAAAGGGATTAATCCGAGCCATTGGTCAGGATTCTTATCAAATCTGACGGTcagggacaaatgacaagatggcgccgaaaaggtggcaggtgaacgatcgtgggcggatttccaaggtactcgagtaccttgaatgaataatacccaactgacgcgtgtccattttcaagtatgtgacagtatggttcccgaagaaagtagttcaaaagtttccttctcataggattcgaacaaatacttttgatggggcaaaatgttacacccagatttcgagccataagaattgtgacctcgaaagctggattcgtaatgaatgagctcgtaatgtctggaacatgTCCGAAGTCTAggcatcgagcctgcaaagcagagacgacctcgaagatggtagcctcgagatccttacaagctcgaaagacagaccccGAATTACGtctgttctcgggatggcctcggatcagggctcTGAGCCTAACACACGTATGAGTTCGAAGTCATGTGATCTCGGGaggatgctatagctcgaaagtcaataagagacctgggtgaatagggccttggtaatataagataataactttgaatatcctactaaatcatcaatgagagacgcagtctacattgattgctataaattccctataatcaagggatattgattgttcagttatacgccccctgatcttcaggggacgttttcttgtatataggattacaggctttgaatgctattaaatttatttgcatatacagaataacttcccgaaatatgtgggatagtattctgaaatcctctctataaatagagaggtcatgtaccattgtaaagaaaaaatagaaaaaactttggtgatcttgagagaaactctggagaattcattcttaaagaattcccagaaatcatcttaagtcttaataaaaaagactcgtggactaggcagagttaactgctgaaccacgtaaaaaatctcatttgtgttatcatatttatattggccataactgattattgtttttgtgctcttatttcactgttgacgaaaaacggcgtcaataccTAAGACTGTATTTTATTGTCcccacaaaaaaataaaaaactgtatTTTATTGATACTTTACCGAGGCATACATTACCTTAGAATTTCCCATTACTAATTACCAATTTTTTAATCAAAGAGAATAGTACTTTGActtttatttttgggaatatacttatttggtactctatgtttttataaaatatcattttggtaccctctgttttcaataatgctcatatggtaccctggaTTTTAAagttgtacatatttggtaccctaaactcagatttgatagataaaattttgtcaatatgatcaaactgtcatcagttatatgtaattatgtaattaaatttaaatttgtaacttgcataattgacagcagtttgattaaattgacaaaattttatctatcaaatctgagtttagggtaccaaatatgtacgattttaaaatacagggtaccatatgagcattattgaaaacagagggtaccaaaatgatactttgcaaaaacatagggtaccaaataagtatattTCCTTTATTTTTTGGGGAAGAGTTATTTGTGTTAATTCGAAAATGATCatgatcctttttttttttggaaaatttaaacttatttattttggggtttatacatttttggactctgtgttttatcTTATTACTTATTTGGATTCTgtattttaacaaattactttttggactctatgttttgtaaaatagttaaaatagaaccataaatttaattttgatgaaaaaaattgaatataacaacactgtttttaagcaaaataattttatttttgttttaaattattagttagtaaatcatttgtgattttagttgataAATACtgaccaaaattgagtttaagattttattttaattattttataaaatatagagtccaaaaaataatttattagatCACATGGATAAAACAATTAATGAGAAAAAATAAACTGgggaagaaaataaaattataaacccTTTATTTTATATGGATATTGGGAGTTGAATTATCTTTCACAACCCATTTTGTCACAATCATTTGGtagccattaattgataatatccCAAATTGTTCAATTTGTTCTCCATTGCCATTTTGATAGGAAAAAGACGACGGCGAAATCCTAACGGACGGCCGTCTCCCCTGCCTGCCCGTCGGCATCGAGGAGTGCTACGTGGCTTTGGATAAGATCACCggaaaaggaaggaaaatggGTGTGATCTAGCACTGCTTGATATTTTGCTTCCACAAACTCAAAAGTATGATTTTTTATTATGATGTGTTTTGGATTATGCAAATTACAACCATGCAAGTTGGCAACTACCAGCCAGGAATGATATAGAAAAAGCAAAAAAGAATAAAAGGCTATTTATGTCATTTCATCTATGGCCCCTTCTCTCTTCGGTTTGCTATCTCTGTTTTCTCAACAACTGAAGCAAGCTCACTTCCACATAACCTAATCAAAAACCTTCCCAAGTATCACTTTTTAAAGGTTTTCTTGctgaaaatctatggttaaagcTGAAAATTCTAATCTGGTTGACTCTGTTATTGATTTTTCTCCCTATTTCTCCAAGGTGAGTTGCTTTTCTTTTTTGATTTAATTGCCTATTAAAAGTATTTTCTTTGCCATGTAGAAAGAACCCTTGatttttttcccttctttttaTTGGGATGGTACCCTAATGAATGAATATATCATTTTTATCAACACCCTTGTTATCCATTTGATACTATTATTTAGAATGAGTTGCTTTTCTTTTTTGATTTAATTGCCTATTAAAAGTATTTTCTTTCCCATGTAGAAAGAACCCTTGatttttttcccttctttttaTTGGGATGGTACCCAAATGAATGAATCTATCATTTTTAACAACACCCTTGTTGTCCATTTGattctattattattatgttcTCTTTTGATTATTATTTAGAATGAAGAATTGACTATACCCTTTTAAAGTCAGTGATTTTTTGTGATATCAAAGATTGTTCATTTATGCCATTATGATGAATTTGGCTTGTTTTATCATATGTTAGTATTCTGTCTGTGTTAATTACTATTTAGTATTTACAATCAAGAATTTCATATACCCTTTTAAAAGTTGGTGATTGAttagattttgttttcttttgtcaTTCTGAATGTTTTGTGATTAATTAGTGATTGTGCTGATAATTATATTGTTCATTTCTGGCATTCCAAGTGTTCTGTGATAAAGGTGACTTGTTTTATCTTATAATCAAGATTTGTATAGAAACCCTTTGAAAAGTTAGTAACTGTTCTGATGTTTAGATTGTTCATATATGCCATTCTGAATGTTTTGTGATGAACTTGGCTTGTTTTATCATTTGTGAATAGTGTTTGGCCAtgttaattgtttaaattattGTTGGATTCGTTTTCTTTTCTGAATAAGTTGATTGTATTTCATTAGCTTTCATGCTTAGTTGATTTTAGTGATAGTTGAagttgaagtggataaatgttgtcgattttttttttttatgaataaaagCAATTTTATTTTGTCAGGAAATATACAGGCTCAATCATAGATGGTTGAATCAATACACAGTACTTGTTTGTGAATTGATTACTGAGTCTGATCGATTTTCGTTTGCGTAACAGTTTGGGggttttgctttacatttctgcgAAGCATGAACTTTTTTGTGAGCCTGCTTACACATGGACAAAGCTGCAATAGCCAAGCCTTTTAAACTTGGTGAACTAGGAAGAAATGACATTGTTATATGTTTGAAGAATAAAGAAGGAAGACCAGAATGGTTctattgtcactcctctattctTACAGATAGAAGTAAATACTTTGCTCATCAGTTTTCCTGTCCAAACGCCGGTAATCTTATTGAACTCCAGTGCTCGAAATTCAACTACGATCATCATGTCAAACTCTTGAGGTTGCTACATCTTCCAGCGCACTTGATTTTggattcattgagctcggttacATCTGCCATAGGTGTTCTTGAATTAGCCGTTTCTTTTCAATGTGAAGAGATCATACAGTGTTGCATTCAGTACCTAGAGGCGGTTCCTTGGGAAGACAAAGAAGAGGAGCACATTTTAAAATCAGTGTTGAAACTGGGGCCGGTAGCCATGCCCGTATTAGCCAGGATCCAACCTGTGGATTTAACTGCCACGAAAAATGTTTTTGTCTCGGCAGTTCGCTTTGCCATGTCTATTAATGGACCTTGCCCTCCATTCGGTGAAGAGCTCAAAACCTCTGCTCAGGAACAAGTTGAGTACATGCTTGGGGAAGATGAGGACTTACCACTGGTTACTGCAGACGATGAAGTAAGATCAGTGGTCATAGAGGGTCTTTGCAAGTTATGTAAATCCTTTGAAGATGAATTAGCTTCCTTGCTTTTGGATCCTAATCTTGTATCTGACACAGCAGAGGCCAAATTATTGCATTGTTTATCTGATCTTGAATGGATGTGCAACATACTTCCTAAGATGGATCTAATGAAAGATTTTGTTTCAAACTGGACTGAAATCTCTTCCAATGTGTTAGGGCTTGTTCAAGATCAGAAACTTGATTTCCTTATGTGGGGTTTGAAAATTAAGCTCATAGAAGTTACTGCTAAAGTTTTGGATGCAGTTGGCTATGGGAATGTGATTCTTCCCGCACCATACCGGGTCACGTTACTAAAGACATGGCTCCCTTATATAAGGAAAATCAAACCCCTTTTGGATTCGAAGGGCAATGAGGAGATTGGCTTTCCTTACAAGATGGACGAAGATCTGTGCCAAAGCATCGAAGGCGCGATTGTTTCGTTGATATTGTCACTGCCTTCGAATGATCAAGCTGATATTTTTGCAGACTGGATGAAAGCCGATCAAGTTCGGTATCCCGATTTGAGCGAAGCTTTCGAGGTCTGGTGTTTTAGAACCAAATCTGCAAAACGAAGATTGGAGGGGCTAAATAAAGTTGGCAATGCCACAATAAGCCTGTAAACTCTCAATAGTTTTTAATTCTGCTTTATCTTTGTTTGATCAAAATGCAAATTATGGTAGTTATCAGTCCCAAGTAATTTGATATCAACTATCAAGTTccatttgattattattattatttgggatATTTGAGGCAATAATGCCTATGTAGTtcattttgttgcacttaaatgcttatgtaaaattttttgcggcaataatgcctaccgttacGATTTTAGAGCAGACGTTGGTCCCTGAGCCGTTAGGGGTATATTTGATACACGTGGCACAACCCGATtgggttaaattattaaaatttaaaacaaaaacaattaatggttatggtttttaattaaaaaaaaaaaactaactgtgattaattaatataaccAAAAAAACCGTTTGTCTAAAACCAAGTTCTAAAACtaatctaaaacaaaaaaaactcaaaactccATACCCAGAAAAACGATGAAGATGGAGCTTTCCCCCCAACCACACCCAGACGATCCACCCCCGACAGTATAGCACGTGAACCCAGTAGAAGAAAACTTGTAATTCCTTCGAATTGGGGGTTAGGGCATCTTTTGCATCGGGTTAATGGAGAACGGAAAAAATTGCCATTGTCGACCATTAAGGCCAGTGGTAGAAAGAACGGCTTGGACAAACAAAAATCCTGGGCAAATATTCAGAACATGCAACAAGTATCGGGTAAGATCTCTATTTGTTTTTGTAATCTGATTCATTGAATAAATGGTTATGGGTGTTCACTAGAAATTTTGTATGTTTTGGTCAACTCAGATTCATGGTGGGTGTAATTTCTTTTAATGGATAGACCCTCCAATGTGCCATCGAGCAAAGGTGGTCATCCCTGGACTACTAAGAAAAATTGGTGACCTTGAAACTGAAATCACATCCCTAAGTACGACAACTGACATTGGAAGTCATCGGCAATGCAGTGGTTCTTCAAATGGATTTGAGACACAATCTCACTACCTTCAAAATGTTGGAAGAGAAAGCTGTGAAAGTTGTGCTGAAAGCAGGGGTAGAGTAAATGATGGAGGTCGAATGCAATGTTACTACTTTTTGAATACTATGTATTTTGCTGTAATTCTATTGGTTGTGGTTATTTGGGCTACAAAATCAATGTAGAAGTTATTGgtattgttagtttatttttgggTAATCTTCATGTGCAGTATTGACAATGACAAAGCTATTGCACCCTAGGCATTGATTTGTAAtgaattttgttgtaaaatgaaaCCCCAAATCAATGTAATCTATCTTGGTCTATTTTGAATTCAGTATtctagtttatgtattttgtgaaatAAATATGATCAACAACTAGTTACATTCATTACCATAAGAGATAGGTACAAAAATATAGGCCTAGAAAGCCAAATGTATCTGATCTGTACATGACCAATATCATGGCCAGCATGACCCTGTCATGACTCAAAAAACAGATATGATCAAAAGGTGATTTGTACATGACTCTAAAATGGTCAACATAACAGACACCAAAATACAAGATTCGACCACTAgttcaaaataaaatcaaaagatgaaactcCTTCCAGTCAGACAGTATTGGGTTGAGCATTGGTTGCACCACTAGTTCCTCCTTTAGCATGTTGTTTCAGTCTTCTTTCCTTCCTTAAAAGTGTGGATTCAGTTGGGTTCTGCAGTGGTGGACGACCTCGCTTTTTTACCACACGATTCTAAAATAGGTTGAACAAACAAATATTTAGCTCCAAATTCACAAAACAATGATAAAGCAACTAATCAATGATAAAAATTATCTGGACTGAGAAGAAAGCATAAAGTTTATACCTCAACCACCTTAGCAGATTTGCATGTTTATCTCCTGTGGCCTGTTTTCAGACAATTGCTGCATGTTTTAACTTGTCCAGTTCTTCGATCTTTCTTTAAAGCAGGTGGAGGTTCATCTGTCTCCCTTCTCCTAGCTTTCTTAGGTCTTCCAGGCAGCTTCGTCTCAGGTGGTGGATCAATTGGGTTGAGTCCTGTTTGAGGCCACATATCTGGACTAGGCATAGGATGCACACTCTGTTCATATGCTTTTTGCAATGATTCTTTTTTATAGAATCCGTGGACATAATCAAAGACATTACCTCCCATGAACCAGATAGTAGCTAGTGTATGGCCACAAGGAAGCCTAGATAGTTGAAACCTCCTACATGTACAAGTTATGAATTCCAAATCGACAACCAAGGCACTACCATTGCTGCATTGAACCTGAAACTGAAACTTGTCAGACCTAGTAACCAGACAATGCTTTGCAACCTCTTTTTGCTTCTCAATTATCTTCAAAATTCTCTTCCCCACAGGTTGAGTCATCTTCTCCAGCTCAGCTTTTTTGTTATAAAACCGAGACATCAACCAAAATCTAATTTTCTCTAATAAAGTTATAATTGGCTTGTCGCGAGCATCAAGTATGGCTGCATTGAAACTCTCACACAAATTATTCACCAAAATGTCACATTTTGGGTACTCTGAAATATGTGACTTAGTCCATTCTGTGGGGTTCTTCCCTGCCAGCCAATTGTAAGCACCATCTGAGACATCCTTGACTTCTTGCATTGCTCGAGCAAACTCAGCTTGTGTTGTAGTATTAGCTGCTGCCCACAAAAGTTACTTAAGTAAAAGTCCAGAATATTCCTTTTTAAAGTTAGCATGAAGATGTCTAACACAAAACCTCACCTCACACCCACTAAAGATGGCTCCCACTGCATTTTCTAATCCTTTTTGACGATCACTCATCATTGTCACCTTGGTGGGACTCAAACTCCCAATATCAGCCTTCAATAGCTCCAAGAATCAAGTCCAAACCTCAGTGTTTTCCTTTTCAGCAACACAGTAGGCAATGGGAAACATGGAGTTATTACCGTCAATGCCTACTGCAACCAATAAAATGCCCTTACAATATCCTTTTAAAAAGCAGCCATCAAGACCAATTAGAGGTCTACAACCCCCCAACCAGCCATCTCTACATGCCTTAAGACAAATATAAGTACGCTGAAATTGCCTTCTCCCATTAACCAAATCAGTTTTCAACTTCACAGTAGAGCTAGGATTGGTAGCCAACAACCTTTTACAGTAGTCATCAAGAATGGTGTATTGTTCCTTGACAGACCCATCCAACATCTTCCTTGCTTTTGTCTTGGCCCTATAAAATGTCCAGCTAGACACACATGAGTACTTGGTCTTTGCAGTTATCTCCCTAAATACATTGTATTCCATACTCGGATTTAGCCTAAATTGCTCCAAAAAGTGCTTTGCAAGCCAAGTTGAGGTCAGCTTTTTATTGTCAAAACAATGCCACAACTATGCTTGTCAACAAGTGTTTTGACCCTCATTTTTTTGCCATCTATCTTGTTAACTATTGAAGCAAACAACATCCACTCACAGTTTGCACCCTTGCACTTAACTCTAACTCTATTTGAATCATTGGCAATAAATACATATTCTCGATCACCTTCAATAAAGTACTCCCTTATTGCATTCCTTAAAATTGTAACAGTGGCAAATTCCGTGCCAAGAACAAATTGGAAATTTTGCATTTTGGTTTTCGGGTTGAATTCTTGGGAATTTTTACCAGCATCAAACTCATCATCTGACTTCAATTCGTGTAACTCCTCCTCATAACATATACCATCTGAGTCTCCATCATCAAGATTTTGAGACAAAAATCTGAAACTGATCGCCACCACTTCCT from Humulus lupulus chromosome 5, drHumLupu1.1, whole genome shotgun sequence encodes the following:
- the LOC133778673 gene encoding BTB/POZ domain-containing protein At3g05675-like, whose product is MDKAAIAKPFKLGELGRNDIVICLKNKEGRPEWFYCHSSILTDRSKYFAHQFSCPNAGNLIELQCSKFNYDHHVKLLRLLHLPAHLILDSLSSVTSAIGVLELAVSFQCEEIIQCCIQYLEAVPWEDKEEEHILKSVLKLGPVAMPVLARIQPVDLTATKNVFVSAVRFAMSINGPCPPFGEELKTSAQEQVEYMLGEDEDLPLVTADDEVRSVVIEGLCKLCKSFEDELASLLLDPNLVSDTAEAKLLHCLSDLEWMCNILPKMDLMKDFVSNWTEISSNVLGLVQDQKLDFLMWGLKIKLIEVTAKVLDAVGYGNVILPAPYRVTLLKTWLPYIRKIKPLLDSKGNEEIGFPYKMDEDLCQSIEGAIVSLILSLPSNDQADIFADWMKADQVRYPDLSEAFEVWCFRTKSAKRRLEGLNKVGNATISL